The Neoarius graeffei isolate fNeoGra1 chromosome 23, fNeoGra1.pri, whole genome shotgun sequence genome segment AAGGGGGAAAATTTATAAAGAAGTATAAAGAGCATTTTTAGGAAgcagattattaaaaaaaaaagttatgaaaagTACAGTGAAATGTCTACCATCCGCAGGATCAGAGGGCAGCCCTGCATCCTTGTTCCATGCAGTTTTAAAACATGTAAAAAGGCAGTGGAGGATTCATTCTGGTCTTGTTTAACACCTGTTACTCGAGAGAGATCAGAAGCAGATTGAAGTCTATTCTTCAGAAACATGGTTAACTGTTCAAACATACTTGTAATGTATTTTGCATTGGACCATGCAAAATAAACCTCCCAATCGTCCTCTCACCCCATGTAGGTTCAAGAGGCAGGTCATAGTCATCATTTAAAGCTCTCACCCCCTCTTGTATCATAGCTTCAGTGACCTCCAGCCCCAAAATGCGTGTGAGAATATAGCGATAATCAGGACCAGTGAGTTGAGCATAACAACTATGAGAGCGCAGTGAATCACAAAAGGCATATATGTCTTTAGGGCTAGGAAGTGCTTGGATAATAGCATTAATGTGAGATAGTTGGGGAGGTGAAATGTGGTAATCCTCTCCCATAACCACAAAAGGGATggctgtattgtattgtattgtattgtattgtattgtattgtattgtattgtattgtatttatgGTGAGCTAGGTTTATTTCAGGAGTAATATGTCACAGCTTGCCTGGAGCAGACAGGTACATTATTTGCATTCTTTTCAGTAGAAAGAGTTAGCTCAGACATGGGGTTAATAGAGACTGCAATGAGAGCACTCACTGCTTCTGCATGTGTGTTAGTCTGCAGAGGCATGGTGGGCTGAGCATGGTTCATAGATTTATAACACGGCAACGCTGAAGCCTTTCCACATGCATTTACAGATGACACAGGAACAGACGGGCACACCACCAATGCGGATTTGGTCAATTTCACGTCTTTTTTTCACAGTGGGCTGAGCATGGTTCATCGATTCATAATACAGCAGAGCTGACGCCTTTCCACATGCATTTACAGATGATACAGGGACAGACGGGCACACCACCAATGTCGATTTggtggtcactttacaattagagaaaaaaaaagtccaccaaaagaaggtcaggatgtcattcctatggtgtagctaccacagtcccaccaaaaggtgcaggaAGATAAGTCCTAcattgcctgcacagccgctgtgacGCCGCCAGGCAATatcgctcggaacaccgtgccatggatctacaaagcaagcacagaagcaccgccacatatGGCGCTGGTATGTCTCAAACCACCTGCACAACCACCAtgatgccaccaagcaacatcactcagaGCACTACATGATGCACaaaagcactgccacacagagcactggacaactatgatgttaaaagagcaacaagctcactgcagtccacagtgaggagcacaggcatcaccaacaacgaaccaaggcctggagggaaccgacacagTATATGGCAGCTTTAGAATATACGTGGTTGAGTAAGACTCAACGACCTTCTTATTTCctcaaaacacttggacacatcAAACAAATAAAATCAGATAGATCAAATCAGACAGATCAAATCAAAGTTTTTTCCAATCGACCCCAGGAAACACCATAGGACTATTTATATGAcgcatgtatgtgtgtgactgGGATAACCAAAAACTTCTTTATCCAATTGGCCCTAGGAAACAGCATAGGACTATTTATACAATGCACATATGTGTGCAATTGTGATAACCAGATTTCAGATCTCCAGATGGAAGAAGAGAACCCAATgtacttaataaaaaaaaaaatttctcttaCCTTCCACATGGAGATCCTGGATatgagcccccagccctctgtctgtaccaaaggaggttgaattgacaaagtatgatctaggaatgtagacctctgccgccTAAGAGATTCTGTCTCATGGATATCTGGGAGAATCTGCCTCACGAATTGATCCGGGAACAAAGAGTCACTGGCACAAAcaaagctgctcagagatgtttctcagtttattgtaggacaaacatgagtatataacgagagagagagtgtgtggttgTGTGCTCTAAAAGcttggtttaaaatggctcaactcacagcacaacatgacacTTCGCgttctaaatttttttttttacacgatcTACATagtgctgggtagattaacagagagAGTATGTGGCAGGGTTCAGACTGGATGTGTCAGAGTTGGAACAGTGTTGATATCTCAaaagctgtaggaggagtagcggtgCCGAAAAAAAAGGGTGAATAAATAATAACAATCAGGTCAGTTTCAATGCCTGAACTGATAATTGCATCATCAGTTTCTCATTGGCTAATTAGatacaaggtatgccaccactcttgctgtagcagttgggggttaggtaccttgctcaagagtacttaagccagtcctgctggtctagggaatcgaaccagcaaccttttggtcccaaagctatttctctaaccattaggccatggcttcccccagtaataacaacaataataataaagtcaacttaagaacaatagtgtgcttcatGCTGATTTATGCTTAGCAAGAACACTAATAACTCCCCTTACTGTTTTTCCCAAATAGCCATGAGTCCACCAAATTAATTGTCTGTAAGCTGCACAGTGCAGAGACCTGTAAAAagaaaagattagattagattagattagattagattagattagattagattagattagattagattagattagattagattagattagattagattagattagattagattagattagattagattagattagattagattagattagaactttattgatccctttgggagggttccctcagggaaattaagattccagcagcagcaTTACAGGATAaagagagaatagaaaatagagaaaaaacttctagataaattaaattaagtatttacatatacaaatataaaaagaataagatatggggaagagaggatggGGGGAAGGGGCcatcaggagagatattgcacattgtccagtattgcttaatattgcttattgttaggctagactactgctccttcccgtcctctgtcctcctgttacccctcctcccccccagagaggagttgtacagtctgatggcatgagggacaaaggagtttttaagtctgtttgtcctgcacttgggaaggagcattctgtcactgaacagactcctctggttgctgatgatggtgtgcagaggatgTTGTATTATTTCATATGAATTTATATCATAAATTCATATGAAATAATACAACATAATTTCACCATGATCATAGAAAAATAATTATAGCAACCtactgcaggtgtgtgtgtgtgtgtgtgtgtgtgtgtgtgtgtgtgtgtgtgtgtgtgtgtgtgtgtgaggcccataaaatattgaaatgagaGAGTACTGTCATTCTAAACTGGTTAACAAAGGAGCATTCCACAATCTGACCTACAAAAAGGTACATTCCACAGTTTGACCCTTGTAAAACAGAGCCTGTCACCAAGATAAGATAACTGTAGCTAAAACCTAGAAATCCTAACACATTCTAAACTTGCTCTAAACAATAAGTTCAAGGTATAAAATAATCTTACACTAACGAAAATCTTGAACTGACTGTAGATCATTCACTATGTTGTGATTGGTTTGGTTTGAGCAATTACAGCCACCATACTTGTAGTCAATAAGCTGTGCATGCGTATACTGGAGAGGGTAGTGGGTGTGCATATGTATGTTTTGAACTACTGCCATGTGTACCTCATCGCATCCTCAGTGTTACAGTTAATAAACCTGAGTTATGGTCAAACTTCAAGCTTGTCATCATTCCAGTAAGCTTccaacatggtgtcagaagtattTTCTCCGGAGTTATCACGGATTTTACTAGTTTgaccgggattttttttttttcgaagcaAGGACAACAGAGCCAGCTCGGCGGGCCAAGTAAACAGCACACATGGTGGATGGATTCCGGAGACCCGACCCACTCGTCTTTGATGGTAACATCGGCGAAAACTGGCGGATTTTTGAACAAGAGTATGACATTTTCATCGCGGTGGCACACTCTGACAAGCCAGCCCGCACTCGAGCATACATCCTCCTCAATCTGGCGGGATCAGAGGCCATTGAACGTGAAAGGTCTTTCATGTATGCGGCTGCAGGAAGGGAGCCCGGCGAGAACGGACAGATCCTAGTTCCGGCGGAGTCTAAAGAGGATTCTGAATGCCTGAAGAGGAACTTTCGGGAGATATGTAACCCTCAGACTAATGTTACCATGGAAAGACACAAGTTCAACACACGAAATCAGAAAGCTGGTGAGACAGTGGAATCATATGTCAGTGATTTAaggattaaagcaaaaagttgTAACTTTGGAGAGCTTTGTGAGGAACTTATCAGAGACAGACTAGTCTGTGGCATTAACAATGATCATCTGAGAAAGGTGTTATTGAGAGACAgtgatttaacattagccaaggcTATATCTATCTGTCAGATCCATGAGGTGACTGAAGTGCATAATAAAACACTAGCTTCACCACAGCATTCAGCTACAAATGTGGATGCAGTCCAGCCGAGGTACATGAGGAAACCAAAGCAAGACATGAAAATGAAAAGCCAgtcagaaaacaaaacaaaggatATTGCTAACTGTTACAACTGTGGAGGTGGCCATGCAGCCAAGAAAGACAAGTGCCCAGCTTTTGGCCAACAGTGTCATGCCTGTAAAAAATGGAATCACTTCAAAAAATGTTGCAAGTCCAAACAACAAACCTACAGCAGGCAAAGACCACGAAGGGCCGTTCATCAGCTAGAACCTGACCATGCTGATAGTGCAGATGACACTTTTTATGTTGATGGTGTAACGCTAATGACTGTTGATTCAACTGATGGACAAATAGAAAAAAATGACGAAGCTTTTGTCTCTGTGCAAGTTAATGGCACTACAGTTGAAATGAAGGTAGACACAGGTGCTAAGTGTAACGTTTTGCCAGAGCAGACACTAGAGCAACTGAAGCTCGCAGAACAAGTAAGAGCATGCATTACATTCACAAACCTTGTTGCATACGGTGGGAGCAAAATCGAAACTGTGGGTATGGTCAAGTTGCAGTGCCACTTGGAAGGACAACCATACACATTaccattctacattgttaaagagGACGTTCTGCCATTGTTAGGACGACATAAACAAAGAGACTGAGTCATGTTCTGTGTGTAACAGTACAAAATCACACCAACAGAAAGAACCGCTCCAGCTACATCCAGTTCCAGACCTGCCTTGGTCAATTGTGGCAATAGACACCTTTGAATGGCGCAGTCAGCAGTACTTAGTGCTAGTGGACTCATATTCAGGCTGGTATGAGATTGACCTGCTTCGTGATGCAACCTCTGCAACAGTTATCACAAAACTTAAGAGACATTTTTCAGTTCATGGAGCACCACACACTCTCCTATCAGATAATGGTAGACAGTTCACTAGCCAGCGCTTTAAAGATTTTGCCACACAATGGGACTTCACTCATGTTACCAGCAGCCCAGAGTATCCCCAGTCTAATGGGTTAGCTGAGAGAGCTGTGCGCAGTGCTAAACATCTCATAGAGAAATCTCACAGAGACGGAACTGATGTTTTTCTCAATCTCCTGAATCTCAGAAACGTGCCACATGATGCCAAGCTAGGTTCTCCTGCACAAAGACTAATGTCCCGGCAGACACGTGGCGTTTTTCCAGTCTCAAGGAGGCTGCTTGAACCACATGTGTTTAAGCCACGGGAAGTAAAAACGCAGCTTACTAACAAGAGACTGTCGCAAAAGTTATGCTATGACAGATCAAGCCGTCCACTTCAACCTTTGATGGTAGGACAGACTGTCAGGCTGCAAACCCCACAAGGCTACAACCGAACAGGTGTGGTGAAGGAGATTTGCAAGGAGCCCAGGTCCTACCTCATTCACACAGAAGGAAAGCAGTACAGAAGGAATCGTCGACACATATTGCCTGTATCCGAGCCTGTTCCAGCACAGTTTAATCTTAGTGACACTGACCACCTGGATAGTGGACTTGGATCAAAAGACAACAATACTGGACAAAGACTTGAAACAATGGACACTGAACAGCTCCAGGATGAAATACCTGTAGCTAAGCTGCCTTCAAACACAACTGAAAATCTGTACAAGACACACTCAGGTCGTGTTAGCAAACCAAATCCTAAGTACAGAGACTGAGTTCATTTGTCAGTTAAACATGCATAGCACATTGTTCAGATTAGTTCAGAATGTGTGATGAACCAACATTCAGGTACTGTGCTTGAATTTATGTTTAAAGTACTTGTTGTGGTCTCCATTTCATGCTGGTTAGTTGTGGTTCACATTTATGTTGTTTACATCTCAGCAGAGTGTTTGAGTCTCATAATGGCATGATTTTTTCACCTTCATATGGCTGTCATTGGATCACATCTGCTAAATGTTGATAATGACATAACCCCTGTTATGTCTGTTGTTTAGCTAGATAGTTTATTAAGGTTATGCAGCATGAGCTAAGGAAAGGGGATGTAGATCATTCACTATGTTATGATTGGTTCAGTTTGAGCAATTACAGCCACCATACTTGTAGTCAATAAGCTGTGCATGCGTATACTGGAGAGGGTAGTGGGTGTGCGTATGTATGTTTTGAACTACTGCCATGTGTACCTCATCGCATCCTCAGTGTTACAGTTAATAAACCTGAGTTATGGTCAAACTTCAAGCTTGTCATCATTCCAGTAAGCTTCCAACACTGACTAATGGCAAAAATACATACATCGTCATTGCACAATGGATAATAATTTTTTCTTTCTATCTCACGATTCTCATTTCACTTATGCTATTTATGTAATCACTGCACAGTGTAGACAGATGCAGTGTTGACAGATACAATCTTTCTATTTTATTTATGACAGATGAACCATTTCTATTTTAACTTATGCATTTAATTTTATTGTATTATATTGTTTTATTCTATTGCTGTGTTTGATTTGTGCTGGATGGCGCTGTTGTGGCACTCGAATTTCCCTCAGGGTTAAGCAAGTATTTTGTATTTGTGTTCATAAATTGTGGCTAGTAAAAAAAATGGGGCTTGAATTCCTGAACATGAACAAGTTACCAATAAAATCTGCATAAGCCAAACAAGGAAGGAAGCAATTGCAGAGAAAGTATTTCAGAAATTTGATCTAACTTTAACTTTGACCCTGTTTGGATCAGTTTCAATATATAATAATTTCATCTGCTGATTCTGATTAAAAATCCTCATACGTGTACTAGGATGTATAGTACGTAAATGCCAGAATGCAGAAATACTCATGAGGTCATGTTACAGTGTGTGAGGCAGCTGCAGCTGCTGTCTTCAACTGAGTTAGTTAAGTATTTCCAAGGGTGGGGTGGTGCTTTTGCAGCTAAATTAAGCATTCAAACATGCACACATAAAAAATCAGTATGTAACACTGTTCCACCCTCAATCTAAGTAATTTAAAGTATAATCACACACAATATAATACACATTAAATGCACTTGTATATCTGCTGAGGCATTGTAAACTTTCTTGGCTTTGCATTTTGTGCTGCTGATTCCCAAAATGCCCCGTGTCCTCTTACAGTTGTACTTATTTATATCTGTGAGATGTGCGAGCGGGGAGTATGAGTCAGGCTGGCGGTTCTCTGGCAGGACATATCTTGGTCTTTGCATCAGTCAGTCTTTCTCTTCAGGTCTCACAGGCTGGCAAATCTCCTGCCTATTAGGATAAATGAGGACTTGTCCTCTCTAAACCATCAGTGGTCATTGTGAGTGTAAGTTTGTTGGAAATGGAGAAGAGTAGAGACATTGTGTTGGGCATTGAGGATGAGTCTGGTCAGCCGGTGTCTGCACTGTCCATCCTGTCTCTTCTGGAACGTGTCTCCACTATCATTGATGGTGTGCAGGCTAGCCAGCAACGAATGGAAGAACGCCAACATCAGCTTGAGGCATCTGTTACTATAGTCCAATCAGAGCTGCTCAAACTAGTCCAGAACCATGGTGCCACAGCAACTACTGTGGACAAGCTGCTGCAGAAGGCCCGGCGTGTGAGTGCTCATGTGAAGGAGGTGCGCTCACGTGTGGAGAAGCAGAATGTCCGGGTAAAGAAAGTGGAGACTACACAGGATGAACTTCTCATCAGGAACAAGTTCAGAGTGGTCATCTATCAGGtacatatacacaaacacacagacactttataacattcatttttttatttgtcttttttgtATTTCATCTTGATAGACCCAGTGTATGGTTTTAAACAATGTGTTGAATTTAAGTCCCACTTCTCACACACAGTTTCTTTAAGGGtgctttttatttagctttttgtTTCAGTAAAGGCTTCTTAACATTTGCATTTagtcacttggaagatgctccacAAAATATTTGCCTTAGACAAACTTGACTAACTGAAGAATACCTAACTTTGTCCTTTGTTCTTTAATTTCCTTTATTCTTTTAttcttcttctctttcttctttttctctctGTTTTTTCCTTCAGGGTGAGGCTGAAGTTCCATCAGTTGCTGTAACAAAAACCCCTAAGGATGCAGGATTGGCCAATGTTGAGGTGGAACCTGATGAGTATGAAATCCCTACAGACCTCTCATCTGATGAGGAGTACATGGTGGTGGAAGAGGCATCATCATCAAGGGCAACACGGATGAGACAGACAGGCTTGAAAGGGATAGACAACATCAGAGCTGCTTTCTCTAAGGAGAACATGAATAAGACCCGTGATCGAACACGAGAGAACCTCAGCAAAACTAAGAAGAGCCTAAGCAAGACAGGCCAAACTCTGGGCACAAAGATCAACACCCTGGGTGAGAAGATCATTCCTCTTGACCAGCGGGAGAAGATGCGTCAGAGTGGTGAGAGGCTGAAGGAGAACATTGCCAAGAAAGCTCCCAGCAAAGAGTCCTTCCGCATCAAACTCAAGAAGGAGCGCACTGTTGCTGAGGGCGAGGAGGGCGTTGAGGCAGACCCTGTTGTGACTCCACCAAAAGGCAGGAAGACCAGCCCAGAAGTTACCTACACAGAGGTTGTTACAGAAAACAAATGGGAAGGGCCTGTATCTGAGGAACAAGCCATCCGTATTCCAGAGGAAGGAAAGAGTGCTTTGGTAATAGAAACACCGGAGAAGTGAAGAAAATGAAGAGGGATAAAGAAGtgtgtgagagaaaaaaaaagtgctaaatataaagcagaataaataatagaattttatatatatgggATATAAAATCCTAATTTAAAACAAATCATGACTAAGATCTTTCAGTCTAATTACCAGGATGGCTACTCAGTGAGTAATAAGGACGAGGCAACATTAAGAAAGAGTCATACTGGTACAGCTGTTTGTGTGTCAATTCCATGTTTAGAAATAACTTTGGAAAACTTTGAAAAACTAGAAAACTGAGCAACTGCATAACTTATTAGCTTATTATTTAATAATATATAGGTAGTATCTGCTTGTGAATTAGATTTACTGGAGTAGCAAAAGCACTAAAATATTCAGAAAAGTGACCTCACATATCTGGGAGTGGGAAACACTAGTTATAGGGATATATTCTTTAGAAGATCTCGATTTGTTTTTAAACAATTCCTAATTGAAAACATTAGATTATGTCTTGCACCTTTATaaactgtgtgggtgtgtgtcatAGAGTACATACATATATTTAGAGGAATATTTGACATGTATACTAAAAAAAGATGACTTAAAATAAATGAACAGCTGAGCAtgccttgtctgtctgtctctctctctctgcctgtctcacaCACATTACTAAATGGCAAATGGTTCATGGCATATCTCAAGAAACACAATGGACATGACTGTGCTTTGTTGCTATGTGAGCCAGAATAATATTCACACACTGCTATCCAGAAATACTtgtgcatgaacacacacacacacacatatatatatatatatatatatatatatatatatatatatatatatatatgtgtgtgtgtgtgtgtgtatatatatatatatatatacatatatacatatatatacacacatatatatatatatatatatatatatatatacacacacacacacatatatatacacatacatatatctcaaaaaattagaataccatgaaaaagttccttttttttcataatttaattcaaaaaggtaaactttcatgtattctatattcattacatgtaaagtgaaatatttaaagccttttttgttttaattttgatgattatggcttatagctcatgaaaatcagaaatccagtatctcaaattattagaatattccctaagatcaatcaaaaaaaaggatttacaatacagaaatgtccaacttctgaaaagtatattcatttatacattcaatacttggttggggctcctttaccatgaattactgtatcaatgcggtgtggcatggaggtgattagtctgtggcactgctgaggtgttattgaagcccaggttgctttgatagtggccttcagcatatctgtatttttgggtcaggtgtttctcatcttcctcttgacaataccccatagattctctatggggttcaggtcaggcaagttggctggccaatcaaacacagtaatatcatggtcagcaaagcatttggtagtagttttggcactgtgggtaggtgctaagtcctgctggaaaaggaaatcagcatctccaaaaagttcgtcagcagatggaagcatgaagtgctctaaaatctcctggtagatggctgtgttgactttggacttgataaaatacagtggaccaacaccagcagatgacatggcaccccaaatcatcacaaactgtggaaacttcacactgggcttcaaacactttggattctgtgcctctccacttttcctccagactctagaaccgtgatttccaaattaaatgaaaaatgtactttcatctgaaaagagaactttggaccactgagcaacagtccatttctttctctccttagcccagataagacacttctgacattgtctctggctcaggagtagcttgatattaggaatgcgaaagttgtttcccctttcttgaagatgtctgttcgtgataggtcttgatacactgacactagATCTATGTAGGATCTATAATATATATactatgcactagtatatatattatACATCCTACATGCACTGGAGAAGTTAGAATATTTTTAGGAGACTATTAGGC includes the following:
- the cavin4a gene encoding caveolae-associated protein 4a, which codes for MEKSRDIVLGIEDESGQPVSALSILSLLERVSTIIDGVQASQQRMEERQHQLEASVTIVQSELLKLVQNHGATATTVDKLLQKARRVSAHVKEVRSRVEKQNVRVKKVETTQDELLIRNKFRVVIYQGEAEVPSVAVTKTPKDAGLANVEVEPDEYEIPTDLSSDEEYMVVEEASSSRATRMRQTGLKGIDNIRAAFSKENMNKTRDRTRENLSKTKKSLSKTGQTLGTKINTLGEKIIPLDQREKMRQSGERLKENIAKKAPSKESFRIKLKKERTVAEGEEGVEADPVVTPPKGRKTSPEVTYTEVVTENKWEGPVSEEQAIRIPEEGKSALVIETPEK